A segment of the Triticum urartu cultivar G1812 chromosome 1, Tu2.1, whole genome shotgun sequence genome:
TTCCCAACAAGACTGCCTTCCTTCACACCAACTGGGCCTGGTTCAGTTTCAACATCTGCACCATCAGAAATCCCAACCACCTGAATAAGCTCTCCACCAACTTGATCTCTAAATGACACTCTCCGCTTTTTGCTTCTCTTTGACGGTCTACCGACTGCCTGGTTGTCATCATTTACAGCAGAAGCAGAAGCATCCCCAGAAGAACTTTTTCTCTTCAATGGCACTTCTGATTTGCTAACACCATAGCGATTAAGTATTGTATTGTATGCAACAACGGCGTCTTCATCGTCAGAGTCTGGAGGAGACGGCAAACTCACATCTGACGGGAGGCTTTGAGTGGGAAAAAAAGCAGCGGTGTTCTTTCGTAGAACATATGCTCTGGTTGATGCAGCAAAGCGAAGTGACTGTCCAACTTCAAGTTCAACAGGGCTGTCCTTAGTTAATCTCTCGTTTGCAACAAATGTACCATGAACAGATCCTAAATCGATAACATAGATGCTGAAAGGAAACAAAGGAAGCATGGAGCAACTGTTAGTTATGCACCTAAGACACAACATAGATAAAAGAAAATTTTACAGCTATAATCCTGCCATTTCTTGGGCAGAAAATTCTGAACGAAGCATGTCTAAAAGGTCAATAGCATATAGGAGCACAATATTCCATTACAGGCGCAAACTGTTGTCTATTGAGTTAAGAAAATCAAATCTATTAACATTCAGGTTGCTAAAAAGAAGTCTCATTAACCATCAAAAACATAAACTCGTACGTCCAACTGAACACAAGTGCATCAAACATCAGGCAGGTCTCTAACCTTCCATTTTTGTGTGGAACGACAGCAGCATGTTGGCGTGAGACGGACTGATGGTCCAAGACAATCTCACAAGCAGGCACCTGCCTCCCAAATATATGCCTCTTCTTGTCCAGATTAATCCTATCAATGGCATTCCCATCCTTCATCACCTCAAGATAGTAAACCCCAGGGCGCGGCTCAATTGCCCAGTCCGGCGGTTGCCACGTCGACTGCCCACCACCAAACTGCGTCCCGGCGGGTCTGGGGGCTCCAGCAGCTTCTTGCCCGGCCATGCTTGAGCCGGCACTCTGCGAAGCATGCTGACTCTGGCTGGGACCAAGATGTGAGCTTTGCGGCGGCACCAATGGAGCTGGCTGCACTTTCACAGCTGTGGGCACGCTCTTTGCGCCAGGACCAGACTGCTGCACCGAGAAGGGTTCCAAGGCCTGAGCTTTCTTGAAGCGGTCAAGCCCACCACGGTACATCTCCTCTAAGCTTACCACTACCACCTGTTCTGGTCTCTATCACTGAGTCACTCTTTAACCTTCAACAGCTGATGATGAACCCCACAGGGCTGTACTCAAGTTCTGCAAGAATCCCCTACAGACGGATTACACAAAGTCAGTACCAGCAAACAAACTTCCAACCAGATTATAAGGCAATTGCCTGCAGAACTATTCCACTGGTCGCTGCCTCGTGTCGCAAATCAGAAAAGGGTGAAGGTAATACTGGACTAGGTGTTGGATGATTTTTTTTCCCCTTTTGACCTAACAAATTGCTTTCATTTGCTCTCGATGATATATGTCCAAACAGACAGACAGACTACCCGTTATACCTCTTTTAACTGAAGAAGATACAGCAACAGCACAACATCCCCAATGCTCTATGATGGCTGTGCTGTAGTCCCAAAGGATTGGGAAGTTCTGATTCACAGGAGACCGAATGGTAGAGTTCGCGAGTGAGCATCCAAAATCTGTGTTTGCTATAATGTTTGAATTCATGATTTCCCCTGTGTTGTTTCAACTGAATCTACTATTTTCATCAGACTTGAGACTGGCATCAAGAAGCAGCAGCCGCATGGCGGAGCGCGTGGGGCCGGCAGAGGCGCACGAGCACGCGGGACCGGCGTCAGCACGAAGCAGCGGTAGCGAcacgacggggcggcggcggggagctccTACACCTAACCCTAGGTCGCCTCCCCGGGGTACAAGGGGATGAGcgcgggagagagggggagagagactCACCAGGGGCCGCGCGGGGAGGCtcgcgccgccgtcgatgagcgCGTCCGACGAGGGAGGCTAGCCGCCGTCGAGGGGCGGCTCCGACGAGGCGCCGCCGCTGGGAGCGAGGGAGAGCTGGAGAAGGGGAACGATACGGGGGGAGGCCGAGCTCGTTTTGGTCAATCTGGCACAGGGGCACTTTGGGGATTTCGACGAGTGCATCTCCAAGGGGATGCACCAAAAACCCCTCGAGGCCTCCACAATCTCTGTGCCCGGTCCATATTTTTCTGtactttttttaaaaaattattgttCAAACTTTATTTGAATATTCGAAACACATAGTCAATCTAAAATGCATAGTTCAAACATAAATATTACAAGGAGTTCATAATTAAGACAAAAAAATCAAGGAACGTCCACAGATCTAAATGATGATTCGCGGGATCATTGAGAGAGTTGTTGGTGCGCATCTCGTTCTCAAAGTGGATGATGCTTCTCCAGAATGATTTCAACCTGCTCTGGCGAAGATTATCAAAATCAGCGTTACGTTGTACCATATACGATTCGGTGAACTCATTGTATAGAAACTCTTCACCCATGTCCATCGTGTGCACTTGCAAATGTTCAATGAATAGATGGTCAAACTCTATTTAGACATTGTATCGAATAAGTGGTGGACGGCATCGACGGCCGGCGGTCCAGGATGTATCCGGCGATGTAGGACGAGCGACATGTGTGGAAGACGAGGTGGGAGCGTGCACGAGGAGTGAGGGACTCGATGAGGCAGGTGTTGATTGACAATCTTATCAATAAGATTGGTGGTTTGGTAAACAGTCAGGTGACCCGGCTCCTGACTAAATATTCGAGGCTAACTAAATGTGTAGCTAAATGCTAGTCCCAAATGATAAAATAGCTTTTAGCGTCGATGAAAACCATTGCGGAGGGTGCTGCCAAAGCCAAAAAAAGAGGAAACCGAAGCTCCTATGTGCGCCGATGCCAAATTATTGAATGAATAAAAATGTGatctctctcctctttctcccttctCCCTCTTtagcatggacacatgcatagAGCACATGTCTACTGATAATTCATTTCTGAGCCCAGGCTCATCTGCACCCGCGCTGACGAAAAAAATTAAAACaaatactagaaaaattcaaaaaattccaattTTTTGTGTGGTAGATAATTTGATGCATGAGGTTCACTCTAATTTTCAAGTCATTTGGATATCTGAACAACTCTCGGCAAAAAAACAAATTCGGGGTCTGTAAAAAATTTAGTTGTGGTTGGCAGCTCCAATATTCAATTTTTGTAGTCTATATAAAAAAAACCTGCAGTGATGTATGCTTTAATTCTTCTTGCTAGTCAGGATTATAGGTGATTTGCTAGGTATCATAAAGCACACCTGAAAAAAAATAGAGAACTTGGAGCATTGCCAGGAGCCCCCCATTGCTGATCTGGTCGGATCCTGGTTGAAGAGGTGTCAATTACATTTGTCTTCCCCACCTGTCAGGTACAGTCCCCTGGTGCTGAACTTTCTCAAGCTCTTCTTCCTGAGTGAGACTGGGAATCGGATACAGGAAGTATGGCAATGGCAATGAGAGTCAAAGCAAGAGCTTGTTGCTCTACTTGATGCCTGATCTACTTTGATTTAATTTAAAATTCACACGGAAATCGCA
Coding sequences within it:
- the LOC125542740 gene encoding protein phosphatase 1 regulatory inhibitor subunit PPP1R8 homolog; translated protein: MYRGGLDRFKKAQALEPFSVQQSGPGAKSVPTAVKVQPAPLVPPQSSHLGPSQSQHASQSAGSSMAGQEAAGAPRPAGTQFGGGQSTWQPPDWAIEPRPGVYYLEVMKDGNAIDRINLDKKRHIFGRQVPACEIVLDHQSVSRQHAAVVPHKNGSIYVIDLGSVHGTFVANERLTKDSPVELEVGQSLRFAASTRAYVLRKNTAAFFPTQSLPSDVSLPSPPDSDDEDAVVAYNTILNRYGVSKSEVPLKRKSSSGDASASAVNDDNQAVGRPSKRSKKRRVSFRDQVGGELIQVVGISDGADVETEPGPVGVKEGSLVGKYESLVQVTVIPKGKEQTSSKDSASHSGVTDKLQQMLNKVKSTSRGGMYDDLYGDSVPAKLGSSWAYKSDGQPEQVKVVDEKKYSRDVGANPADDSDDDLFGD